TAACACTCAGGAAGGACAGATTTCACATCTTTTTCCAAAAAAACTTCCTGTACCTGCTGCAAATCCAAATCAATCAGATAATCAATCGTCCAATTAGCTTGACGGTGTAGCATCTGGAAGGGATAAGTATTTGCTACTCCCACCACTTGCATTTGGGCGCATTTAGCAGCTTGAATACCTGCGGGAGTATTTTCAAGCACTAAACATTCATCAGGTTGTAAATTTAATTCTGGATATGCCTGATTTAAGCGATAAACCGCCAGCAAATAGCCTTCCGGGTTAGGTTTATTGCTGCTGATATCATCCCCCGACACAATCACAGAAAAGTATTCAGCTAATTTAGCAGATGTTAATACAAATTCTATTTCCGAGGATAAAGCATCACTAACTAACGCCATTTTGAGATGACGGGAACGAATCTGAAAAATCACATCTTCAATTCCCGAATACAAAGGCAATTCTTCCAGCTTCTCCAATTCCAGCACATAAGCTTGAGCTTTGCGGGTAAGTAACTGCATCATATAAGCTTCCGTCACCACCCTACCACGACTTTTTAACAGATTTTGCAGATACGCGCGAGAGCCTATCCCTAAAAAGTTTTCACGTTCTTTTACCCGTTGAGGTTGAAGATTTTCCTGTACAAGAATCTCATCTATCAATTGGATATGAATTGATCCATCTTTAATAATGACACCATTAAAATCAAATAAAACTGCCTTTAAACTCATAGTGCAAACTGGAAACAATCCTCCAGATTATCAGAGTAAATTACCGGAATACATTTAAGATTAACCCATTTTTGAAGATATACAAGAGTCAGATCCCCGACTTCTTGAAGAAGTCGGGGATCTTGTTCCCACGGTGCAGGGCGCTTAATGTCAAGAAGTAAGGCAAAAAATGTCTATACTCTTGATGATTTAATCGAGCAAACACAGGGGGTAGAATGTCGTAAAGATACGGGAGTTTTAGATGAAATTCCTGCTGCTTATAAACCCATTGAACAGGTAATGGAAAACCAATCTGATTTGGTGGAAATTGTGGCAACTTTGAAACAAGTTCTTTGTGTCAAAGGGTAATTTGTCAGAATCAGGATATCCAGGATTTAAGGATGTACATGATTCAGCCTGTATTGTATAGGCTTTTATTTGTCTGAATCAGGATATCTAGGATTTAAGGATGTACGGGATATGAATTTTCGTGTTTAGTATGTGATTAAGCCTGTATTGTACTACAGGTTTTTTTCTGAAAAGCCAGAAAACCGAGTACCAGGTATGATCGTGGAAAATTACCTGTTTACAATCCTTAATAATTTTCTGTACCCCTTAAATGTTACACTCTACAAGTCTCGACGCGAGATAATACACAGAGGTCACATCAAATCTAAAACTTAGAAGCAGAAGGGACGAGCAGTTAAGGACGGGGAGGTTGCCTTCTGGTGATTTCTTGTCAGAAGTAATATCTGTGTAGTACAACCAGTCCCCTCCTTTTCTCCATCCTACCTTGTCTCCGAACCTGTCCCAGATGTCTGGGTTACGTTTATTTTTTTTTGTTCCACCGAGACTTTGATAAATGCGTTTCTGAACAGAAAAACCAAATTTACCATCACTGTATTTTACCCACAACTGGTCAATTGTACGAAGGTCTTCACAGGGAAAATTACTAATATTTTCACAATCTAAATAACCTTCTTCTTCTCGGTTCACTACCGCTGACATTACTCGTAGTGTTTCCGCATCCGCTCCTTTCCAGTTCTTTGCAAAGAGTAAATCTTGTAATTTAGTATAATCCTGTCCTACTGCTGACTTGAGTTCTATCCCGCGCATTGGTAAAGCCAAAGGAATGGGGGGAAAGTCAACAACATTAACTGATTTTATGGAGTTTTTAGTAAACTGGATTGCTTGATCATTAACTTCTTCTAACTGATCTTCTAACTGGGCTTTTCCTGTTCTTAAAACAGCCTCATTTACCTGAGCAAATTGCTGTGGATTTAGAAGAATATATTCCACATCAGCAATTTGTTTAGAAATCTGCTGTGAGCGCTCCCAAAGACCTTGCAATACCCGTGTTTTCTTTTGCAAAGTCATCATATCGATCGCTTGCATTGCCGTAGGAAAAGATAGCAAATCGTGATAAGGTTTGCAAAGTACCTGCAAAATACTCGCCGATTTTCGCACCGAATCCGGAAAATTGACTGCACATTCTAGAGCATCTGTGGGAGTTGTCACCAGCGCCCCAGCACCACCTGTGCGATAACAACGAGCTTCAATTCGCACATTGCTATATTTTGCTAGGTTGGCAAATCTAGACTTTATTTCAGCTTTAGCATCAATAGAAACAACATTGCTATAGGAAATTTGGGCGCTCAGTTCCGCATCCATTTTTTCCTTAGTTTCCCTATCACTAGAAATAATCTCAATGGTACTAACAAATTCACCACCTGTAATTATTCCAGAGATATATTCATAACCCGCCCGCCGATAAAATTCATCTATTCCATTTTGATTGATAAACTTAATTATTCTGGGACTCAAATCAACAATCTTCAAGTTTTTCTCAATGTCGCGGACTTTGACATATAGCACGGAAAAGGTAGAATATTCGTTAGATTTTTGGCTCAATTCACTCACAGCTTTGGCTTTCACAGAACCACTTCCCTGAAACCAGGAAGCGTTCAGATTTGCCTCAAAATCAATTCCTAAGACGCTACTCAGTTCAGCACTAGATGTGACTCGTTTGAATAACAAATCGGCTGTTTGTCCAGTCTGCCCACCAGCGGCAACTAAGTCTCCATAATCCACATAGGTATCGTAAATCTCACCTGTGAGGGGATTGTAGCCCATAGCCACATCCATGCCGGCACAATAATCTCTGATGATAGGCATAAAATTTGTAACCTGTGTGGTGATAAAGGGTCAAGTATTACCAGTGTTGATCATAGCTGTGTCCACAGCCTGAATTTTGACAAGTGCTGGCATTACCTTCATATTTTTGACAATAACAGCCACTATAGGAGCAACTTCCATAACCGCAACGCAGTTCTTCCAGCAGCGTTTTCTGCAAAATACTTGGGAATACTACAGCCTGTTTTCTGTTGATTACGGATTTCTGTGCCGGGATTTGTTTATTTTTTGTAATCACGATATTCCACAACCTTGTAAAATTACGTTTACTTGTAATTATACCCAAAATGGACGCATCTTTAAATTAAACTTAACGTAAAACCCATAGCCTTGATTTGTAGGTTGGGTTGTGGAACGTGAACGTTCGCGAAGCAATTAGCATGAAACCCAACGCATTTGTTGGGTTGCGCTGTCGCTTAACCCAACAAAGCAGAAAATTGACAAGATATTGTTTGTCCAATTTATTTTCCAGGTAAATCTGCCACTTCCCCAGCGCTCACCATTGCCCGATAAAGTAAAGCACAAACATCGGCTCTAGTGGCAACTTTTTTAGAATTTAGCAATTTCTTATTGGGATAATTAGTAATTACATTATTTTCTGTTAAAGCGGCGATAAAATTCCGATGTTCGTTTCTAATACTAGAAGCATCACTATAAACTGAAAGAATATTTTCTGTTGAACCAGTAAATTTATAATTCAATCCTTTGGCTAAAGTTATTAAAACATCTAGGCGATTCAGCTTTTGTGTGGGGTTAAAGTTTTTGCTGTTGAGAATAGTAAAAAAGCCCATTTCATAAGCTTCTCGAATGGCATCATAAGCCCAATATCGCTTAGGAACATCTTTAAAATTAATTGCTTCTCGAACTTTACTTTTAATAAAAACTTTTTG
The DNA window shown above is from Anabaena sp. WA102 and carries:
- a CDS encoding GUN4 domain-containing protein; amino-acid sequence: MPIIRDYCAGMDVAMGYNPLTGEIYDTYVDYGDLVAAGGQTGQTADLLFKRVTSSAELSSVLGIDFEANLNASWFQGSGSVKAKAVSELSQKSNEYSTFSVLYVKVRDIEKNLKIVDLSPRIIKFINQNGIDEFYRRAGYEYISGIITGGEFVSTIEIISSDRETKEKMDAELSAQISYSNVVSIDAKAEIKSRFANLAKYSNVRIEARCYRTGGAGALVTTPTDALECAVNFPDSVRKSASILQVLCKPYHDLLSFPTAMQAIDMMTLQKKTRVLQGLWERSQQISKQIADVEYILLNPQQFAQVNEAVLRTGKAQLEDQLEEVNDQAIQFTKNSIKSVNVVDFPPIPLALPMRGIELKSAVGQDYTKLQDLLFAKNWKGADAETLRVMSAVVNREEEGYLDCENISNFPCEDLRTIDQLWVKYSDGKFGFSVQKRIYQSLGGTKKNKRNPDIWDRFGDKVGWRKGGDWLYYTDITSDKKSPEGNLPVLNCSSLLLLSFRFDVTSVYYLASRLVECNI
- a CDS encoding HAD family hydrolase; the protein is MSLKAVLFDFNGVIIKDGSIHIQLIDEILVQENLQPQRVKERENFLGIGSRAYLQNLLKSRGRVVTEAYMMQLLTRKAQAYVLELEKLEELPLYSGIEDVIFQIRSRHLKMALVSDALSSEIEFVLTSAKLAEYFSVIVSGDDISSNKPNPEGYLLAVYRLNQAYPELNLQPDECLVLENTPAGIQAAKCAQMQVVGVANTYPFQMLHRQANWTIDYLIDLDLQQVQEVFLEKDVKSVLPEC